The genomic stretch GCGCTCCTCGCCGCCGAACTTGGCCGCGAAGTACGCCGTGGCGGCGACGCCCTCGGCGGGCAGCTCGGGCTGCAGCTGGAAGGCGTGCCAGCGGACGAGGACGCTCCCCGGCTCCTCGCCGGCGAGCGCGGCGGAGAGGCGGCGCTTGCCGATGTAGCACCACGGACAGACCAGATCCGACCAGACGTCGAGCGTGACGGGCATCGCCCCGGACGGTAGCGGGGCGGTTCGCGACGGCCGGCCTGCGTCGCGCGGCGCCGCGCCGGCGCGGTAGCGTCCCCGGCGATGCCTGCCTCGGCGCTCGGCCTCGCTCTCAGCGCGGCCGTGGTCCATGCGCTGTGGAACCTCCTGCTGGCGCGGGCCCGGGACCCGCAGGCGGCCGGAGCGGTCGCGGTCGTCGCCGGCGTGGCGATCTGGGCACCTGTCGCCCTCGCCACCGGCGGAATGACCACGAGGGCGCTGCCCTACGTGCCGGCGTCCGCGGCGTTCGAGCTCGCGTACTGGGCGATGCTCGGGCTCGCGTACCGCATCGGCGAGCTGAGCGTGACCTATCCGCTCGCGCGCGGCATGGCGCCGGTGCTGCTCCTGCTGGCCGGCCTCGCGGGCCTCGGAGGCGCGATCGGCGGCCTCCAGGTGGCCGGGGTGGCGCTCGTGGCGGTCGGCATCGTCGCGGTGCGCGGGATGCGGGCGCGCGGCGGCGTCCCGGAGGTCGCCCTGGCCGCGGGCATCGCGGCCTGCATCGCCTCGTACACGCTCATCGACCGCGCCGCGCTGCACCACGCCGACCCGATCGCCTACCTCTGGCTGGTCCTCGCCCTGACCGCTCCGCCGTACGTCGTCGCGATGGTGCGCATCCGCGGCCGTGAGGCTCTGCGGGCCTCGATCACGCCCGCCGTCGTGGGGACCGGAATCGCGATGTTCGGCAGCTACGTGCTCGCGCTGGCCGCGCTGCAGCGGGCGAGCGCGGCGGCGGTCGGGGCGGTCCGTGAGACGAGCGTCGTGCTGGTCACCGCGTTCGCGGCTGCCGTCCTGCACGAGGACGTCGGACCGGTCCGCGCGGCCGGGGCGGTGCTCGTCACGGCGGGGATCGTCCTCATCGCGCTCGGATGAGTGCCAGGATGCGCGCGCGATGCCGACCCGCCGATCCGCCCGAGCCGCCACCTTCACCGTCCTCGCCGCGCTGGTCGTCGCCGCCGTGGGCTGCGGCGCGGAGCCGCCCGACCTGTTCGCCGTCGACCGCTCCGGCTCGATCGCCGGCGCGAAGCTGCGCCTCGAGGTCAACGACGGCGGCACCGTGCGCTGCAACGGCGGCGAGCCGAAGCGGATGCCGAGCAAGCTGCTCCTCGATGCGCGCGAGCTCCAGCGTCAGCTCGACGAGCCCGGGGTCGCCGGCCGGAGCCTTCCGCCCGGCCCCACCTCCGTGCTGCGCTACGACGTGCGCACCGAGCACACCCGCGTCCGCTTCGCCGACGACTCCCGCAACCGGCCCAAGACGCTCGACGAGCTCGCGTTCCTCGTGCGGCAGGTGGCGCAGGAGGCGTGCGGGCTGGCGCGCTGAGGGCGTGGCCCGGAACCGCGTGCATCGGTCGTCGAGCTGTGCGGTGCCGAGGAGGAGCCGGTCACGGCCGGACGGCGGCCCGCCGACGACGGGGGGCGAGAACCGCCGAACGGCGGCCCGCTGACGACCGGGGGCGAGAACCGCCGGACGGCGGCCCGCTGACGACGGGGGCGAGAACCGCCGCCCCGCGACCTAGCCTGGGCATGGTGGCCCAGACGACCGACACCGCGCTCGACGCGCTCCACGCCCTCACCGGCCGGCCCGATTCGACGTTTCGCGAGCATCAGCACGAGGCGATCGACGACCTCGTGCGCGACCGCGCCCGCGTGCTCTGCGTGCAGCGCACCGGCTGGGGCAAGAGCGCCGTGTACTTCGTCGCCACCCGCCTGCTGCGCGATGCCGGCAGCGGCCCGACGCTCATCGTCTCGCCGCTGCTGGCGCTCATGCGCAACCAGATCGCGGCGGCCGAGCGCCTCGGCCTGCGCGCCCACACGATCAACTCGACGAACCGCGACGATTGGGACGCGGTTCGCCGGATGCTCGCCGACGACGCCGTCGACCTCCTGCTCATCAGCCCCGAGCGGCTGAACAACCCGAGCTTCCGGGAGGAGATGCTGCCGCTGTTCGCGCAGCGCGTGGGGCTGCTCGTCATCGACGAGGCGCACTGCGTCTCGGACTGGGGCCACGACTTCCGGCCCGACTACCGGCGGGTCCGGGACATGCTCGCCGCGTTGCCCGAGGGCGTCGCGGTGCTGTGCACGACCGCCACGGCCAACGACCGCGTCGTCGCCGACGTGCTCGAGCAGCTCGACGCGAGCGGCGCGGCCGGCGCCGGGACCCGACCCGAGCTGCGCACCTACCGCGGGCCCCTGGCGCGCACGTCCCTGCGCCTCGAGGTGGTCGAGCTCGCGCACCCCGCCGAGCGCCTGGCCTGGCTCGTGCAGGAGCTCGGCCCCGCCGGGTCCCTGCAGGGGTCGGGCATCGTCTACACGCTGACCAAGCGCGATGCGAGCGCGGTCGCCGATTTCCTCGTCGCCCACGACATCGCCGCCGAGGCCTACAGCGGCGAGCACGCCAACGAGGACCGCGTCGCCGCCGAGGACCGCCTCCTGCGCGGCGACGTCAAGGCGCTCGTCGCCACGAGCGCGCTCGGGATGGGCTACGACAAGCCGGATCTCGGCTTCGTCGTGCACTACCAGGCGCCCGGCTCGGTCATCTCCTACTACCAGCAGGTCGGCCGCGCCGGCCGCGCCGTCGACCACGCCGACGCGGTCCTGCTGCGCGGCGCCGAGGACCGCCGCATCCAGGACTTCTTCATCGAGCAGGCCTTCCCCGCCAAGGAGCGCGTCGACCAGGTGCTGCTCCAGCTCGACGCGGCGGGCGAGACCGGCCTGACGACCCGCGAGCTGTCGAGCATCGTCAACCTCGGTCTCGGCCGGCTGGAGGCGATGCTGAAGGTCCTCGACGTCGAGGGCGCGGTCCGGCGCGACGGCACGCGCTGGACCCTCGTGCGCGACCACGGCTGGCGCTACGACGCCGAGCGCTACCGCGCGGTCACCGAGCTGCGCCGCGCCGAGCAGGCCGCGATGGCCCGCTACGGCGCCGACGGCCGGTGCCTGATGCGCACCTTGCAGGAGCAGCTCGACGACCCGGACCCGCGCGACTGCGGCCGCTGCGCGATCTGCACCGAGCCGCGCTTCCAGCTCGAGCTCGACCCGGCGCTCGTGCGCGCCGCGCAGCTGCACCTGCGCTCGCAGCCGCTCGTGCTGGACGCGAAGAAGATGGCGCCCGACCCCCAGGGCAAGATGCGCAAGATCCCCGAGACGGCGCAGGTCGAGCCGGGGCGCGGGCTCGCGCGCATCGGCGATCCGGGGTGGTGGCCGGCGATCGCCTCCGGGCTGCGCGACGGGCGCCTCGACGACGAGGTGCTCGGCGCGCTCGCCGACCTCGTGCGGGCGTGGCGACCGGCCGCGGCGTGGGTGACCTGGGTGCCGTCGCGCGCCCACGGCAAGGCGCTCGCCGACGCCGCCCAGCGCCTCGGTGCCGCGCTCGGGCTGCCGGTCGTCGAGGCCGTCGCGCGGACCGTCCCGGACGCCCCGCCGCAGCGCGACATGGCCAACGCCGCCCAGCAGGTCGCCAACGTCCGCGGGCGCTTCCGCGTCGCCGCCGATGTGCCGGCGGGCGGCTGCCTGCTGCTCGACGACCAGCGCCTCAGCGGCTGGACGCTCGCGATGGTCGGCGGGCAGCTGCGGGGCCGCGGCGCGGCATCGGTGTGGCCGCTCGCGCTCGCCAGCGCGCTCTGACCTCTCCCGCTCGCCAGCGCGCTCTGACCGCTCGCGCTCGCGAGCGCGCTCTGACGGCCCCGCGCTGAACCGGCGCTCCGGCCGCTCCGAGCGGACCGCCGGGATGGGTATACCGCCCCATTGGAAGGCCCTCGCCGCCCCCGGAGGATGTGGCCATGAGCGTTCTCGTCTGGGTCATGGTCGGCATCGCCCTCTGGCACTTCGCGGTCCTCGTCCCCGACCGGTTCTGGGGCGGCATCGTCGGCGCCTTCCTCGCCGCGCTCGGCGGAGCGCTGGTCACCGGGTACATCCTGCCCGCGCCCGGCATCCCCACCGAGAACCCGCCCGGCGTCGGGGAGGCGCTGTGGGCGATGCCCGGCGCGCTGGTCGGGCTGGCCGCGTCGTACTGGTACGGCAGCCGCCGTGAGCCGCACCCCGGCGCCGAGTAGAGGGTCTGCCGGGACAGGCCCGAAGGACCCCGTCCGCCCGACGGGCACCTCCGCCCGCAAACGCGTCGGCGACCGCGAACTGACGCTCGCCACCGTCAACGGGCGCGACGCTCATTCGGGGCGCCGGCCGATCAGCCGAAGCGGACCTTGCCGTTGCTCTTGGCCCGCGCCTGCGCGCGCTCGACGTAGTCCAAGCGCTTCGTCGCCGCTCGGAACAGCCGGTCGACCAGCCGCAGCCGCGCGTTCTCGGCGCGCAGGTCGAGCAGCCCCTGTTTGGCGTCGAGGCCGAAGTCGACGGTCGCCGCCATCTCGTAGGCCGTCATCTCGGACACCTCGTCGGGCTCGAGCGTGCGGTCCGTCGCGGCGGCGACCAGCTCGACGTACGACGCCCGCGCCCGCTGCGCGATCGCGTCGTCGACCGGTTCGTCGCGGTCGCTCAGCAGCTCGATCGTCCCGGCGGGGTACGGCAGGTCATCCTGGCGCTCGACGAGCCGGAACGGGGTCGTCCCCCGGCAGAGGATGTTCAGCCGGCCGTCGTCCATGCGCTCGAGCACGCGATCGATCGCCACCGCGCAGCCCACCGTCTTGAGCTCGTCGTCGGAGAGCCAGACGATCCCGAACTCGCTCTCCTGCTCGATGCAGGACTCGATCATCGCCTTGTAGCGCTCCTCGAAGATGTGCAGCGGCACGTACTCGGTCGGCAGGGCGACGATGCCGAGCGGGAAGAGGGGGAAGTCGCGCACCGGGCTGTCGGGCATGGGCCTTCGGAGCAGTCTACGAGCGCCCCGGGTAGACATGACCGGGCATGCCCACCACCGCCATCGTCTGGTACCGCCGCGACCTGCGCGTTCACGACCATCCCGCGCTCGCGACGGCCGTGCGCGAGTACGACCGCGTCGTGCCGCTGTTCGTGCTCGATCCGGTGCTGCTCGAGCGCGAGCCGTACCGGTCCCCCCGGCGCGCCGGCTACATGTTCTCCTGCCTGCGGGCGCTCGACGGGGAGCTGCGCGAACGCGGCGCGCGGCTGTTCGTGCGCGAGGGCGACCCGCGCGCCGAGGTCCCGCGGATCGCCGACGAGCTCGGCGCCGAGGCGGTCCTCTGGGCGAGCGACGTCTCGCCGTACGCGCGCCGCCGCGACCGTGCGGTGACCGAGGCGCTCGGCAACCGCGCGCGCCCCCAGCCCGGCAACTACATCGCCGACGTCGGCCGCATCCGCACGGGCGAGGGCAACCCCTACACGGTGTTCTCGCCGTTTCACCGCTCCTGGCTGCGCGCCGACCGCCGCCCCGTCCAGCGCGCGCCCCGGCAGATCGCCGTCCCGCCGCGGCTCGCTGCCGGCCGCCTGCCCGCCGGCACGCACGCCGACATCGCCGGCGAAGCCGCCGCGCGCGCCGCGGCCCGCCGCTGGCTCGCGGGCCCGGTCGAGCGCTACGAGGCGCTTCACGACCGCGTGGCGGGCGGCACGTCCCAGCTCAGCCCGCACCTGCGCTGGGGCACGCTGAGCCCGCGGGCGCTCGAGGAGCACGCCGAGCGCCGCGAGGCGTTCCGCCGCCAGCTCGCGTGGCGAGACTTCTACGCCCACGTCATGCTCTTCGATCTCGGCTCGCGGCGCGCCGACCCACCGTGGGACGCCGACGAGGACGGCGCACTGCTCGCCGCCTGGCAGGACGGCCGGACCGGCTACCCGCTCGTCGACGCCGGCATGCGCCAGCTCGCCGAGACCGGCTGGATGCACAACCGTGCGCGGCTCGTCACCGGCGCGTTCCTGACAAAGGACCTGCACCTCGACTGGCGCCTCGGCGAGCGCCACTTCGCGCGCCTGCTGCTCGACGGCGAGCCGGCGCAGAACAACGGCAACTGGCGCTGGATCGCGTCGGTCGGCGTCGACCCCGCGCCGCCCGCGCGGCGCATGTACAACCCGGCGCTGCAGCAGCGCCGCCACGACCCCGACGGCGCGTACGTGCGGCGCTGGGTGCCCGAGCTGGCGGACGTGCCGGACGCCAGGCTCGCCGAGCCATGGACGATGACCGAGGATGAGCAGCGGGCAGCGAACTGCCTGATCGGGCGCGACTATCCGGCGCCGATCGTCGATCACGCCGTCGAGCGGCGGCGGGCGCTCGAGCTCTACGGCGGAGGTCGCTGAGCCCGCCGTCTCGCGGCCGCCCGTGGAGCCGTCCACCCGACCGGGTGTCATACCGCCGTGGAGCTCACCGACTACGAGCGGTCCTTCCGGCGCGCCGGCCTTCCGCTGCTCATCGAGAACTACTCGGCGCGCGAGGACATCTTCACCCGCGCGCTGCCGCTCCTCGGCCTCCTGTTCGTCCTGGAGATCTTCAACGGCATCAACCTCGAGTGGTCGTGGATCGCGAACGTCGCGGCCATCGTCGTGAGCATCGGCATCCTCATGGGAGCCGTTGCGCTGCTGAACCGCTCGCACGGTCAGCCCGCCCTCTCGATCCCCCGGCGCGTGGGCACGGGCGAGCTCGTCGCGTTCTGTGTCGTCCCGGCGATCCTGCCGCTGCTGGGCGGCGGCCAGTGGGGGTCGTCGCTCGCGACGCTCCTCGGCAACGCCCTGACGCTCCTGCTCGTCTACTGGATCGTCGGCTACGGCGTGCTGTCGATCCTGCGGTGGTCGTTCGGTCGCCTGCTCGGGCAGCTCGCGGGCTCGGTGACGATGCTGGCGAAGGCCGTGCCGCTGCTCCTGTTCTTTGCCGTGGTCCTGTTCGTGAACACGGAGATGTGGCAGGTCTTCGCCGGGGTCTCCGACGGCGACCTGGCCGGCGTGTCCGCGCTGTTCGTGGCCCTCGGCACGCTGTTCATCGCCGGGCGCCTGCCGCGCGAGGTCCGCCTGCTCGAGCGCGAGGTCGGCACCGAGCCGGCGCTCACGCGGCGCCAGCGCTTCAACGTCGGCCTCGTGATGTTCGTCGCCCACGCGCTGCAGGTCCTCGTCGTCGCGGCGGCGATCGGGGCGTTCTTCGTCGCGTTCGGCGTCCTCACGATCACGCCGGACGTCGTGGAGTCCTGGACGGGCACGACCGGCGAGGAGGTCGTCGCGTTCGACCTGTTCGGCGACCGCACCGTCATCACCGTGGAGCTGCTGCGCGTCTGCGCCGCCATCGCCAGCTTCAGCGGCCTCTACTACGCCATCGCGGTGCTGACCGACTCCACCTACCGCGAGGAGTTCCTCGGCGAGGTCGAGGAGTCGATGCGCGGGACGTTCCGCCTGCGGGCGCAGTACCTCGCGGCGCGAGAAGGAGTAGGACTGGGGGCATGAACATCGCCGTCCTGGGCACCGGCATCATGGGAGCGCCGATGGCCCGCAACATCGCCCGCGCAGGCCACGACGTCCGCGCCTACAACCGCACGCGAGCGAAGGCAGAGGCGCTCGCGACGGATGGGATCACGGTCGCCGACGACCCGACCCATGCCGTCGTCGGCGCGGACGTCCTGCTCACGATGGCCGCCGATGCGGACGCCGTGATCGCGCTCGCCGAGCAGCTCCCGTCCGGCGACGCGATCTGGTGGCAGGCCGCCACGGTCGGCATCGACGGCATCGAGCGCTGCGCCACGCTGGCCGAGGAGCGCGGGCTGACGCTCGTCGACGCGCCGGTCGGCGGAACCAAGCAGCCCGCCGAGCAGGGCAACCTGCAGGTGTTCGCATCCGGCCCGGACGCCGCCCTCGACGCCTGCACGCCGCTGTTCGACGCCGTCGGCAGCACGACGCTGCGCCTCGGCGACACCGGGGCGGGCACGCGCTTCAAGCTCGTCTTCAACCACTGGCTGCTCGGGCTCGTCGAGAACCTCGCGGAGACGATCGCCTTCGCGGAGGCGATCGACGTCGACGCACGCGGCTTCGTCGAGATCCTGGCCGGCAGCCCGGTCGGTGCGCCGTACGTCGGGATCAAGGGCCCCGCGATGGTGGATCGCGAGTTCGACACCTCGTTCCCGCTCGCGCTCGGCGCCAAGGACGCGCGGCTCGCCCTCGAGGCGGCGGAGCGCCATGGCCTCGAGCTCGGCCTGATGCCGGTGGTGCTCGAGCGCTTCGAGCGGGCGATCGCGCGTGGGCACGGCGACGACGACCTCGCCGCCGCCATCTTCGGCAGCGTCGACTGAGGCTCAGGCCGGCCGGCGGCCGGTGACCATCAGGTTGTAGAAGATCCGGGCGGGCAGTCGCGGCTCGAGCAGCCTGCGGTCGACGGACTGGAAGAACAGGTAGCCGTGGTAGGCGTACTGGCGCCACGCCATCGGGACGTCGCCGGGCTCGGCGGTCGACTCGAGCGTGCGGTTCGCCCAGCCGAACCAGTTCGCCAGCAGCTCCTCGCCGCGCACGCGGATCTCCTCGAAGCCGGCGCCGCGAGCGTGGCGCGCGAGCTCGTCGGGCACGAACGCGTGGACGTCGACGATGCGCTCGAGCTCGGGGTCCGCGTCCCCGTGGCCGCCGGGGTCGCGGGACGGGCGGGCGCCCAGCAGAGCCCGCCAGACGGGGGACAGCGCCGCGGCGCCGCGCTTGGGCACGCCGGCCAGGCGGTCGCCGACGAGCGACGGCTCGCCCGCGAAGACGAACGTGCCGCCGGGCCGCAGCACGCGCAGGAACTCCGAGAACGCGACGTCGAGGTGCGGCAGGTGGTGCAGCACGGCATGGCCGAAGACGAGGTCGAAGGAGTCGTCGGCGAACGGCAGCGCCTCCGCGTCGCAGGCGACGGTCTCGACGTCGAGACCGAGGCGCTGCGCGTTGGCCCGCAGCGTGTCCAGCATGCCGGGCGAGATGTCGGTCGCGACGGCCTCGCGCACGATGCCGGCCTGCACCAGGTTCAGGCTGAAGTAGCCGGTGCCGGCGCCGATCTCCAGCGAGCGGCCGAACGAGCCGACGCGGCCGCCGAGGGCCTTGGCGAGCTTGCCGACGACCTGCGTCTGGCCGATCTCGCCGAAGTCGATGCCCCACTTCGCGTCGTAATGGGCGGCGGCGACGTCGTGGTAGCGGGTGTTGGCGTCACGGATGACGTCCGCGGTGAGCGGCTCGGCGGCCATCGGGGCGGGGAGTGTAGACGCTGCGTTCAGCGCGGACGGCTAGGCTCGCCCGCCCGATGACCGACGCCCCCGTCCGCTACCTCCAGCGCGATCAGCCCCCCGGCGTCCCGCCGCTGGAGCTCACCGGCGAGCGCACGCTGCCCGACGTGCCCGAGGAGAACTACTGGTACCAGCGCCATCTCGTCGTCTATCGCTGGATCGCGCGGCGGATCGCCGGCCTGCGGGTCGTCGACATGGCGTGCGGCGAGGGCTACGGATCCGACGTGCTGGCCGCCGCGGGCGCCGCGGCGGTGGTCGGCGTCGACGCCAACCCCGAGGCCCACGAGCACGCCCGCCTGCGCTACGTGCGGCCGAACCTGCGCTTCGCTCGCGACCTCGTCGAGACGTTCTCGGAGCAGTGCGACGCGGTCGTGTTCCTGCAGACGATCGAGCACGTCCGCAACCCCGACGAGGTGCTCGAGCACTTCAAGGCGCTCGTCGGGCCGCACGGGGTCGTCTTCGTCACGACGCCGAACGTCCTGACGCTCGCGCCCGAGGGCGCCGAGAAGTCCGGCAACCCGTGGCACGTCAAGGAGTACCGGCCCGAGGAGTTCCGCGCGCTGTGCACGGCGCACTTCTCGTCGGTCGAGCTGCACGGGCTGTTCCACGCGGGCAAGCTCCGCCTGCACCAGCTCGCGATCGAGCACGCGGGCTGGGACGCCGTGCACGCGCGGCTGCGGATCACGAAGCCGTTCTACGACCGCTTCACGCCGGCGATCTCGGCGCGCGACTTCGCGCTGCGCGAGGAGGGCGAGCGCGACCTGGCGGGCGCGCTCGACTTCCTGGCCGTCCTGCGGCCGTGAGCGCGCCCGGCGCAGCCGGTCCCGGCGAGCTGGCGATCGTGCTCCACACGCACATGCCGTACGTCGAGGGCTTCGGCCTGTGGCCGTTCGGCGAGGAGTGGCTCTGGGAGGCGCTGGCGACGTCGTACCTGCCGCTGCTCGACGTGCTCGACGCGGCGCCCGGCGGACGGTCGCCGGTGACGCTCTCGATCACGCCGGTCCTGGCCGACCAGCTCGAGGCGCCGGGCATCGCCGAGCGGTTCGACGCGTTCGCGCGGGACCTGCGGCGCCGGTCGCACGAGCTCGACGCCGCGACCGCGGAGGCGGCGGGCGACGCGGTGGCCGCGAACGAGCTGCGGCGGGCGCTCGGCGCGTACGAGCGGGCTGCGGACAGGTTCGCCGCGCGGGGCGGCGACCTGGTGTCCGCGTTCGCCCCGCACGTGTCGTGGACGTCGGCGGCGACCCACCCCGTGCTGCCCCTCCTCGCCACCGATGCCGGCGTCCGGCTGCAGCTCGAGACGGGCATCGCCGCCCACCGCGCGCGCTTCGGCGGCTGGGGCGGCGGGCTGTGGCTGCCGGAGTGCGCACACGCGCCGTGGCTGGACCCGCTGCTCGAGCAGGCCGGGGTGCATGCCGTCTGCGTCGAGCTCACCGACGTGCTGGGGGCGGACGAGCAGCTGCGGCCGCTGCGCACCGCCGCCGGCCCGCGGCTCGTCCCGATCGACCGGGCGGTCATCGACCTCGTATGGGGTGCGGACGGGTATCCGGCCGCACCCGCCTACCGCGACAGCCACCGCCTGACCGGGTGCCACCACAAGCCGTGGTCCAACGATGGGGCCGTCTACGACCCCGGCCGCGCGGCCGAGCAGGTGCGCGCGGACGCGGTGGACTTCGTCGGGCGGGTCCGCGAGCGCCTGGCCGGCGGCGGGCTGTCCGTGTGCGCGCTGGACACCGAGCTGCTCGGCCACTGGTGGCACGAGGGCGTCGACTGGCTGGCGGCGGTGCTCGAGGAGGCACTGCGCGCGGGCCTGCCGATCGCGCGCCTGGACGAGGCGCTGACCCGCCACGAGCCCGTCGCCGCCTCCGCCGATCTGCCCGTGACGACGTGGGGGACGCCGCGGACCCTGTGGACCTGGGACGGGCCGCGGGTGGCCGGCATCGCCTGGGCGCAGCGCCGGGCCGAGCTGGAGGTCGTGGCCGCCGGTGCGGCGGCCGGCGACCGGGCGCTGCGCGAGCTGCTCGCGATGCAGTCCAGCGACTGGGCGTTCATGGTCTCGCGCGAGCTGGCCGAACCGTACGCGCGCGAGCGCGTCGAAGGCCATGCGGCCGGGCTGCGCGCGGCGCTGGACGCCGGCGGGGTGGGCGAGGCGGGCGTGCGCTCGTTGGCGCCGCATCTCGCCCGGACGGCGCTGCTCGAGCCCTGAGGCCGGCGGTCAGCGCGTCGCCGGCCGGGCTCCTTCCGTCCGAGGGACCGCTAAGGTTGCCCGCTTCGTCGTATCCATACGAGCCGAGTTCCGTCCGCACCAGCGGCCGGGAACGGGGGAACCACTGGGGCCGTCCACGGCCCCCGGGGCGAATCGCCGCCAGGTGCGCGGCGTAGTGCAGGTCCAGCACGAGCCCGACAGCTAACCCCGTAGGCGTCGAGACCCAAGGAGCTCCCGACGTGTCCATGCATCGCGAAGCAGGCCCCGCGCCCACGGCGCGCGACCCCTGGCGCGAGTCCCTGCGCTGTTCCCACGAGCGCCGCGCCTCCGCGTTTCGCCGTCGCCGGCGGCGGCTGCGCGGCCGTACCGCGGTGGCCGT from Capillimicrobium parvum encodes the following:
- a CDS encoding RecQ family ATP-dependent DNA helicase; the encoded protein is MVAQTTDTALDALHALTGRPDSTFREHQHEAIDDLVRDRARVLCVQRTGWGKSAVYFVATRLLRDAGSGPTLIVSPLLALMRNQIAAAERLGLRAHTINSTNRDDWDAVRRMLADDAVDLLLISPERLNNPSFREEMLPLFAQRVGLLVIDEAHCVSDWGHDFRPDYRRVRDMLAALPEGVAVLCTTATANDRVVADVLEQLDASGAAGAGTRPELRTYRGPLARTSLRLEVVELAHPAERLAWLVQELGPAGSLQGSGIVYTLTKRDASAVADFLVAHDIAAEAYSGEHANEDRVAAEDRLLRGDVKALVATSALGMGYDKPDLGFVVHYQAPGSVISYYQQVGRAGRAVDHADAVLLRGAEDRRIQDFFIEQAFPAKERVDQVLLQLDAAGETGLTTRELSSIVNLGLGRLEAMLKVLDVEGAVRRDGTRWTLVRDHGWRYDAERYRAVTELRRAEQAAMARYGADGRCLMRTLQEQLDDPDPRDCGRCAICTEPRFQLELDPALVRAAQLHLRSQPLVLDAKKMAPDPQGKMRKIPETAQVEPGRGLARIGDPGWWPAIASGLRDGRLDDEVLGALADLVRAWRPAAAWVTWVPSRAHGKALADAAQRLGAALGLPVVEAVARTVPDAPPQRDMANAAQQVANVRGRFRVAADVPAGGCLLLDDQRLSGWTLAMVGGQLRGRGAASVWPLALASAL
- a CDS encoding class I SAM-dependent methyltransferase; protein product: MTDAPVRYLQRDQPPGVPPLELTGERTLPDVPEENYWYQRHLVVYRWIARRIAGLRVVDMACGEGYGSDVLAAAGAAAVVGVDANPEAHEHARLRYVRPNLRFARDLVETFSEQCDAVVFLQTIEHVRNPDEVLEHFKALVGPHGVVFVTTPNVLTLAPEGAEKSGNPWHVKEYRPEEFRALCTAHFSSVELHGLFHAGKLRLHQLAIEHAGWDAVHARLRITKPFYDRFTPAISARDFALREEGERDLAGALDFLAVLRP
- a CDS encoding EamA family transporter, which translates into the protein MPASALGLALSAAVVHALWNLLLARARDPQAAGAVAVVAGVAIWAPVALATGGMTTRALPYVPASAAFELAYWAMLGLAYRIGELSVTYPLARGMAPVLLLLAGLAGLGGAIGGLQVAGVALVAVGIVAVRGMRARGGVPEVALAAGIAACIASYTLIDRAALHHADPIAYLWLVLALTAPPYVVAMVRIRGREALRASITPAVVGTGIAMFGSYVLALAALQRASAAAVGAVRETSVVLVTAFAAAVLHEDVGPVRAAGAVLVTAGIVLIALG
- a CDS encoding 1,4-alpha-glucan branching protein domain-containing protein, which encodes MSAPGAAGPGELAIVLHTHMPYVEGFGLWPFGEEWLWEALATSYLPLLDVLDAAPGGRSPVTLSITPVLADQLEAPGIAERFDAFARDLRRRSHELDAATAEAAGDAVAANELRRALGAYERAADRFAARGGDLVSAFAPHVSWTSAATHPVLPLLATDAGVRLQLETGIAAHRARFGGWGGGLWLPECAHAPWLDPLLEQAGVHAVCVELTDVLGADEQLRPLRTAAGPRLVPIDRAVIDLVWGADGYPAAPAYRDSHRLTGCHHKPWSNDGAVYDPGRAAEQVRADAVDFVGRVRERLAGGGLSVCALDTELLGHWWHEGVDWLAAVLEEALRAGLPIARLDEALTRHEPVAASADLPVTTWGTPRTLWTWDGPRVAGIAWAQRRAELEVVAAGAAAGDRALRELLAMQSSDWAFMVSRELAEPYARERVEGHAAGLRAALDAGGVGEAGVRSLAPHLARTALLEP
- a CDS encoding cryptochrome/photolyase family protein → MPTTAIVWYRRDLRVHDHPALATAVREYDRVVPLFVLDPVLLEREPYRSPRRAGYMFSCLRALDGELRERGARLFVREGDPRAEVPRIADELGAEAVLWASDVSPYARRRDRAVTEALGNRARPQPGNYIADVGRIRTGEGNPYTVFSPFHRSWLRADRRPVQRAPRQIAVPPRLAAGRLPAGTHADIAGEAAARAAARRWLAGPVERYEALHDRVAGGTSQLSPHLRWGTLSPRALEEHAERREAFRRQLAWRDFYAHVMLFDLGSRRADPPWDADEDGALLAAWQDGRTGYPLVDAGMRQLAETGWMHNRARLVTGAFLTKDLHLDWRLGERHFARLLLDGEPAQNNGNWRWIASVGVDPAPPARRMYNPALQQRRHDPDGAYVRRWVPELADVPDARLAEPWTMTEDEQRAANCLIGRDYPAPIVDHAVERRRALELYGGGR
- a CDS encoding class I SAM-dependent methyltransferase; translated protein: MAAEPLTADVIRDANTRYHDVAAAHYDAKWGIDFGEIGQTQVVGKLAKALGGRVGSFGRSLEIGAGTGYFSLNLVQAGIVREAVATDISPGMLDTLRANAQRLGLDVETVACDAEALPFADDSFDLVFGHAVLHHLPHLDVAFSEFLRVLRPGGTFVFAGEPSLVGDRLAGVPKRGAAALSPVWRALLGARPSRDPGGHGDADPELERIVDVHAFVPDELARHARGAGFEEIRVRGEELLANWFGWANRTLESTAEPGDVPMAWRQYAYHGYLFFQSVDRRLLEPRLPARIFYNLMVTGRRPA
- a CDS encoding NAD(P)-dependent oxidoreductase → MNIAVLGTGIMGAPMARNIARAGHDVRAYNRTRAKAEALATDGITVADDPTHAVVGADVLLTMAADADAVIALAEQLPSGDAIWWQAATVGIDGIERCATLAEERGLTLVDAPVGGTKQPAEQGNLQVFASGPDAALDACTPLFDAVGSTTLRLGDTGAGTRFKLVFNHWLLGLVENLAETIAFAEAIDVDARGFVEILAGSPVGAPYVGIKGPAMVDREFDTSFPLALGAKDARLALEAAERHGLELGLMPVVLERFERAIARGHGDDDLAAAIFGSVD
- a CDS encoding LON peptidase substrate-binding domain-containing protein, coding for MPDSPVRDFPLFPLGIVALPTEYVPLHIFEERYKAMIESCIEQESEFGIVWLSDDELKTVGCAVAIDRVLERMDDGRLNILCRGTTPFRLVERQDDLPYPAGTIELLSDRDEPVDDAIAQRARASYVELVAAATDRTLEPDEVSEMTAYEMAATVDFGLDAKQGLLDLRAENARLRLVDRLFRAATKRLDYVERAQARAKSNGKVRFG